In the genome of Vicia villosa cultivar HV-30 ecotype Madison, WI unplaced genomic scaffold, Vvil1.0 ctg.002025F_1_1, whole genome shotgun sequence, the window aacaccattcccgagtgcattagaggcaccatcgaacacgagcgtccatcgcgatcctggtttgggtccttcctctggtccaggaatgttacaatctctgatgtacagaacatcctcatcggggaattcgaacttcatcggttcataatcttcgacaGGCTGATGTGCAAGataatctgccaacacactacatttgatggctttctgggtagtatattggatatcatattcagtcaagatcatttgccatctggctactcttccggaaagagcgggcttttcaaaaacatacttgataggatccatcttggaaatcaataaggtggtgtgaaccaacatatactgcctcagccggcgagcaccccacaccaaagcacagcaagttttctcgagcagtgagtatcgggattcacagtcggtaaactttttgctaaggtagtatattgcatgctcttttcggccagactcgtcgtGTTGACCCAGCACatatcccattgaattttcaagaactgtgaggtacataatcaaaggccttcctggaactggaggcattaatatcggaggttcctgcagatactctttcacttttttgaatgctttttgacaatcattattccacctggacgtctgatcttttcttagcaatttgaatattggttcacaagtggccgtaagatgagagatgaatctagcaatgtagttcaacctccctaagaaaccacgaacctctttttctgttctcggctcaggcatctcttgtatagcttttatttttgcaggatcgacctcaataccttttccgctaacaacaaagcccaacaactttccggatcgcactccgaatatgcatttgtttggattcaacctcagtctgaattcccgaagcctttcaaacaactccTGCAAGTGAACCaggtgctcttcttcagtgtgagactttgcaatcatgtcgtcaacatacacttcaatctctttgtgaatcatgtcgtgaaaaagagtcaccatggcgcgctgatacgttgcccctgcgtttttcaacccaaaaggcatgactttgtagcagaaagttccccacagtgtgataaacgttgttttctccatgtcttctggtgccatcttgatctgattgtacccagagaagccatccataaaggaaaacactttaaaaggagcagtattatcgaCCAGCACATCAATgtggggaagaggaaaatcatctttcggaatcgccctattcagatctctgtaatcaacacacatcctgacctttccgtccttcttaggtacaggaacaatattcgcaacccacggcgggtaattcaccacttgcagaaagccagcatcaaactgtttctcaacctctttcttaatcttctcagacatatctgggcgagtccttcggagcttctgcttgacaggaggactatcttccttgagaggtagacggtgtaccaccatatctgtatcaagaccaggcatatcctcgtaggaccaagcaaagatatccgcatactctttcaacatatcaataagcctctgctttacactattctcaagcgcagcccctatcttgacttctcggacctgctctttagcaccaacatttaccatctcaatttcctcttgatgcggctgaatcgctttcttttcctcctgtttcaacaatctggccaactcgtcggggagatcacaatcttcataagcttcctcctcggcttggtagatcggattgtcaaaatcataataagcaatagcggaactgttaccaatggaatctgtggtggtggaacatctgcatgattgatgttttattttagttttatttttattaagctatgtgcaagtgtgtgcaaaaacattgccatttaaaggaaaaagttaaaaagaaagacaaagagcaaaacatttgaatgcaaaaacgtccttttatttcatgattaactttgaaaaatgcgaactgcatggccctacaaatgattcactacgccttgggcagaacgtaggaattatgtcatgataagaaaagtaaaaacaaggaatttactcctgagcctgtgtaacttggatgacatcttcgattgtccagttgcaaggcatctctccaggaatacttggacgaatccagctgTCAAAGTCACAAACACTATCCACCTCCTCACCATCGACAATGGCATGGACCTGACCGTTTTGAATGACACCTccactcacaaacttgatcgggcTAAGGACACTAGACTTGGGCGATGCATTCTGCCTTCCAGGattgaaaccaagaccattcttgtcaaatttgggacgcacgtcaattacttgcccccaacCTTCCACTCTTCCATTTTCAACGACCACCTGAGCATCTTTCAGGGAAGACATAACCGTTTCTGGCTTTGTTACCTCAtaaggaggagttctcacagcattCACAGCTTCAAACGCTTGAAACGGAgtctcatgtatttcaccttcgatctctacatatcggaaagaggacaagtgactcacgatataatcttcctcaccacaaaccgtcaccactttaccgtcaaccggatacttcaacttctgatgaagagtggatgtcacagcgccagccttgtgaatccacggtcgtcccaacaaacaacagtaagcaggttgaatgtccatcacataaaagattgtagtaaagatctgaggacccacttggattggtagatctacctctccgaacacagacctccttgaaccgtcaAAGGCGCGCACTACCAACTCACTAGGCCTTAACTCGACACCCGCATAGTCAATTCTCATTAGAGCTGATTTGGGAAGCACGTTTAGGGAAGAACCAGTATCGACCAGAACACGGGACAAAGCcgtccccttacactcaatcgaaatatgcaaagccttgttatggtttctcccttccGGAGGAAGATCACGATCAGTAAATCCCAAACCATTCCCAGcggagatattattggctaccgcctctaactgattcacagatatttcatgcgggacgtaagcaccattcaggattctcaagagagcatccctatgaccttctgaacacatcagtagttgcaagatggaaatctttgactgggtctgacccaactgctcaacaaccttgtaatcagacttcctgatgatcctcaataattcctccacatccttggaagacacAGCACTATCAGGTGCCCCATTTTGGGTCGGAGAATTCTGGACATCAGTCACTACTTGTTTTCCTTTGgccttagccaaagcatctgcactGTTTTGGACAAGCTGAGGGGAGAACACCCTACCACTGCGAGTGATCCTACCAGTACCGGCGAAATTATCAGTGTTCGCAACTGAGGCCTCAACAAGCTTCTCTTTAGATGGCTCGCCTTCCTCCTTCGTGCCATAGTAATATACGTCTGAACCATAATGCCAAGGGATGGCCTTCTCACTCTCATATGGAATAGGCCCTGGCACAGTAATCATCAACGCTGCTAGTTGTTCCTCATATGGGATACTGACAGGTATCTGAATAGGCACTTGGATACATATTGGAACAACTGGATCATAAGGAATTGAGATCACAGACACTTCACCATCCTTACTCTTCGCACCTCTCAACCTTCGGTAGAACTGAAGAGGACCCTCATCAATCAGCTTTTGTACCATACTTTTCAAATCAGCACAACCTTCAGGTTGACTTTTGCAATTCTCACAATCAACTTCACAGCCCGGGAAGATACCGCTATTGATCAGATGCTGTTTCACAGATACAAGAGGAAAAGTCAAACAGCTCACATCAGATACAACATTTATCTCTTCACTCTCAATGGCATTCACACCCGAACCTCCGTGAGTAGGCATCGAattattgacaatattgggtgtaggagtgaattgaataatcttttgatccaacaaGTCTTGGACTTTGTTCTTCAACGCAATACACCTTTCTGTATCATGGCCAGCAGCACCTGAATGGAAAGCACATCGTGCGTTTGCATTGTAATTCGGAGATTGTGTGTCCGGAGCATtcggagcatctctcaaagtaattttctcaatcttgagcaaatgttACAACACCTGAGCATAGGTCATGGGAATCGGATCAATCTTTCTATGAGGCCTAGTCCTGGGAGGATAGCGATCATTATTGGAACGCTGTccctgctgttgttgttgttgtggtactgggatcatgacagcattaacctgtgaattgcttctccccgaaccccttcttccatatatggcatccgcatttccttctttccttctggcataaccttcagcttgtttcttaccaccagcagaattagaagaagctcccaactgaattttccccatctttaGACCCATCTCAACACGTTCGCCATATCTCACCTTTTCAGAAAAGTTAGCTGAAGCACTGCAAGCCAAATAATAGTGTCCAGACAAGGTACTGGTGAACATGTCAATCATCTCACGTTCAGTCATCGGTGGCTGAGCTCTTGCGGCTAACTcacgccatttctgagcgtactctttgaaagattctttagacccctgaaccaaactctgcaactgggtcctgttgggtgccatatcaacattgtactgatagtgcttaatgaaagcctccacaagatctctccaagaatggaTATGGGTGCGTTCAAGTTGAACATACCACTCCAAGGAAGCTCCAGCCaagctatcctggaagaaatgcattagaaaaccctcatcctcagaataaactgacatcttgcgatagtatgctttgacatgagtcatgggacaagtcgccccattgtatttgtcaaaagatggaactttgaattttggtggGATCCTCACACCGGGAACCaaccccaagtcattgatatccatgcctaacacccctttgccttcaacaGCTCTGAGACGTTCTTCAATCAGACGATACCTTTCAACTTCGTCATGTGCACCTTCAGCACTATGCCTTGATACCTGGTCAAAGTTCtcaacattgaaatccaaattaccacggttctgatgatctctccttcccaacagacgagacggaggtggaggtggaaacccgtgatgctgattgaaaggattatagtgcccTCCCACGTGATCAAACTCATTCGGATCATGATGATCGTCAATTCTACCAGACACATCATCAAACAGCCCTGGATGTCCTCCATTCTCATTCCTTCTGGAGTTCTCGACAAGAACTCGCAAGTCATCCTgccccttggtcacattagtcaTTGCTTCCATAAACTGCGCCATCTGCGCATTCATCAGCTCTGTCAGTTGAGCTCTCATCTCTGCCATTTGTTCCTGAATCTGTTCCATCTgccttctctgattgctcctagtcggatacgggtgattagccgtcttagaactccttctgataacaaaacagtgagacataagatataagacctgcaaaacctgcaaatacatgacatgtatgatatatgaatgatatgcatgaaatgtttgtcaattttcaggtatccaagagttcatcccactttcagataggacatagaAACCCTGATACCGAATATATTTGAATAACAATCCGCACACGAGAATAATTCAGCAAACTGAGCATACTTCATTCAAACATAACTGAGAATTTGAGTTCATACAAATAAAACACATGACCGTGTCACAATGTGCTCATAAGGCATACAAAAGAAATCCAGAGCATCAAaatgcgaccccatccaacaatcctggacatgggcgacaaataACAAGCATAAACATCAAATCCACCATCATGGATCAAACAAATCCACCCCACAGCGACACTAGGATCGCCTGGCAACAGAATGAGCTCCTCCATCTCCTCTCCGTTGGGCTCGGAGTCTTCTTAGTTCTTCTTCAAGTCGAGCAGTCTTAGCCTTCTCTTCTGCTAGCTGTTTATCTGAATCCCGCTTCTGCCTCTTGAGACTACTCTCTGATCTTTGTAACTGTAGACACTCTTGTTGCTTATGGCGCAAATCTTCTTTTAGCAACTCATAAGGACGCTTCTGGCCACTTGCCTGACTTGAGCTTGCACCTTCGACTTGCTTGAGCTGGTGCATCAACCTCATCTTTGCATCTCTCTCTTCAAAGAATTTCAAGTTGGTCTCTTGTTCCCTTTCATGTAACCTGTAGTTGGTAACCAAAGCATCCTTGTAAAGTTCTGTTGGCACAAATTCGGATAAAAtcaaaggaggttgcttttgaagtGGTGCAACCCTATCATATGGCAGCAACAAGTTtccgacccgttttacaatccattcaacatacggtGTCAAAGCGAGTGATTCCTTCTTCCCTAAATGGGCTCCGTTATGCTTACGGATCTTCTTCCAAGCCACAATTATCCCCTTCAACTTTTCTGGATCCGACCCCTTCTCAAAATAGACCGTCTCCGCTATCAAGTGATCCGTCGGCTTGTCTTTCAACGTATACCCCAACTGACGCAAGGATACCACGGGATTGTAATTGATGCAACCTCTAGTACCAACCAAAGGAACATTATCGAACTTACCGCACCCAACAATTACTTCAGAAACATTAATTCGGTACCTTTGCCACTGAATATCATAAGAAGTAAGTGACATAATCCTGTGTGTCCACTTGAGCGTATCCCTTGTCTTCACAAAAGGTCCTTTGCTGGGCAACAAAGAGAGGAACCAGATGAACAACAACTGATGGCAACAAGTGATGGCACCACCACGTTTCTCATATCGGGAATGAACGGCATAATAAGTATCGGCCAACAACGTAGGAATAGGATTCTTTCCCATGAAGATGTGTACCGCGGCCGAGTCTACAAAATTGGGAACATTTGGGAACATCACAATCCCGTAAATAGCCACAGCAAGCAATGCATTGTACGCGTTCCAATTCTTTTTCTCAAATTCCTCTTTAGCTTTTCTCACCAAGAACTTCAAAGAGAACCCCGAGACACCTCCATTCGACTTCCAATTATCAGATACTTcttttatgctcaaataaagagcagcagCGATCAACTTGAAATTCACTTCTTTTGGAACGTCGATGAATGGCACTTCGTCTTTTACCTTGAGATTAAGAATGATAGAGTACTCTTCCAATGTCGGAGCCAACTGGTAATCCTGGAACGTAAAACACCTCATTTCAGGATCATAGAATTGCATCAAGGTTTGCAAAGCAGGAGTATCAACCACGGTTTCCAACAAAGTCAAGATATTCCCATAATCATCCGTGAAACTCTTCAGGCAGAAAGCAGTCATTAACGAACTCAAGCCCTCTAATGCGGTCAACGGCTCTCGGAAGAAGCTGTAGGTGTGCGTATGTCTCTTTACTTCCTTGACGGTATCAATGGGAGTGTCCATCTTCAACTTGAATGAACTCTTGAATGTCCCTGAAAATATGACATGCaaatgtttgttatacatatatatatatatatatatatatattttttttttttgcgtttcttttggaaataaatatgctatgatgcagaatggtggggcttgttgccgcccaccaggcattctggactgccggtaacacacataataCAAAGCCAAAGATTCGGCCTcaaatggtataccacacggaacacggaatatcaatccacggaaccaaagcccatagtcaataacacactggaatggaacacagattaccactcgaacaagaaccatagtaccccacgaacaggaaccaatagtacactcgaacaagaacagcggtaacccacgaacaagaacagcggtaacccacgaacaagaacagcggtcaccaacaatgtacctgttaatatgatcattgattcccgccccactcacgggtaaaatctaggccaaggtaaggtcatgaaacgcagtatacggtccgcccgaaggtaagcatcatcacagcgcggaagcgggtgacgataatacctccgtttgaaaccactactctgctcgtggtcacataatccatcccgagacgtacacctcgagacaaaccatgctcccactctatcctagggttcctatggttcacacatagcctgggtattgggccttttacctcttgaaacacccacccaacagacagagatccagacagtccagaatatgatgcagaaaagtaaaagcgcacatagaatgcaatgcaaacaggtaaatatgcaaagcaataaaaacatccaatgataaacacacaagcgctaggatcgactcgctgagtcaggaccagcaacaggtcgagatatccccagtagagtcgccagctgtcgctaccgcgaaaattaacagagtcgccacaaacatatttatcctgaaaaggaagggaatgccagcaaaccacaaaaaaatacaacggtctcacgaccagagaaaaagggtaagggagtcggttacgcgaggggaaggtgctagcacccctcgcgcccatcgtactcgatggtatccacgcctgtgtctaaaactatgggtgtgtaacaaatctacgctaatctggactaaaatgaatgcataatgtagggaaaagaaaggattgtgctcgcacgggccctaccccgctgcctacgtatctgttttgcagaatcagagctaccgtagctcggctaactaatttttgtttgttttgtattttttaggttaacgagttacattcacactccgctgctcgacctttggagacttatgcttgggaatggagcggaaataacaagttcttaagaaaagaaaatcaaagagtttggtttgtgttttaaaagatgcatgaggaagacctaagctaagggggaaagcttgctacctaatgttatcatacaaagggtacaagtctaaactaagctaacaacctacgagggaaaagggaagcaaacaatgaacacacaaacgagcatccgctcgtaaagcaaataaaccaacggtactgaccgagtggtagaaaagcggtcccgccatagccaaggggagcagctcaacccaagttaaccaagcattagacctcgcgaaaatgatcgggccatagacaagagggcggacccctctcagcaaccaagccgtcacggatcgtaaaggaaaacggtgcgtgcgtacaccgagcatcaacgtcgagcgacgcgagctataggaaaagcgggggtccggctacatgaacccttttcctgacatactcgataacaagatcttgtgcaggttcagaagcgagcaacgcaaagcgtgcgcatactgaacagactcgatgagactaggcgggggttgattgctaatcctttccgcatgccttccatgaggacttaacggagtgccatataggacttattacaccgtgaatccctgccgcaaagcaaaaatataaacacaccaacaaaaatagagcctctttcgagggcttggccagatgcatgtctaggtcctacttctcatgttaaaggatgatgcgagaaagcgataaagtgcaagagaaataaaatgaaacgggatcaataccaaacggatgatgatccgtaaactaaagcgaagcaaagagaagaaactaagaatcccgcgagcgagctagcaaagcaaaagcaaatggtcagcacaccgattagccatgaaagcacacaaagatcGACACGCAcgtcgagcacaatcacaatacacctgcaagaggaacaagcaaaccaaacaagcaaatataaagtaaaaggatcgtgtctcccggatgagaacacAATACAGATGAATAGGATTGTGTCCGCAAATGAAGCGGAACACTCGGGTAATAATCGTCGACCGGTGACTATCCAaaggccttgcacactagcacacaatttagagataacaaacaccgcaatcggaattgcgttattactataaaGCGAAAGGAAACGGACAAGTAatataaacatgaaatggacaatgaaacatcaaagagaaatcaaacatggatgatctacaaattaatgcaAACAAAGCATCTAGCAAGATAGtacgtctcataagctttccgacgatataaagaacgtgcaaatcggagctacgagtaaaaagttatgcaagattgaagttataaaagaaaacacaaaatttgcacacaggaaccggttcctgcataggacaacccagttcctagtactaaaaaccagagattgaaaactgggaaccggttcccacttagggacaacccggttcctggtacaaaaagcCAGAgacagaaaactgggaaccggttcccacctagggacaacccggttcctggtactaaatcaCAGAAGCAAGAATATTTCAtacagctgggaaccggttcccacctagggacaacccggttcctggtgcaAAAACACAAGGGGAAAAACAACGCAgtaaccggttcccacctagggacaacccggttcctggtacaaaaacacagaaaaccagcaattttggattgagtgggaaccggttcccgcctgggacaacccggttcctagcgTAGCAAAATCAGTTTTTAAGCATTTTTGAGGCCtcggagccattcgcactcaatccaaaaccgtTCCAACTTGAGATTAGAGCAAACAAACATTGAAAATTCATGCCATACGTAAATCCGCGAATCAAGTGAGCCACACATCAATAAACAtgctaagtgcgacgcgtcaagcaaGGCAAATATCAAACAAAAGCACTACACATGCATTTGtgcaaacactttgagtgcgacacaagtaacatacatgaacatcaacaattaagcataCAAAATCATCCAATAATCACGGATTCGAACCTaaatatcacaattcatcatcaacgagcaacaattatatgcaatcaatcatgaaatccaaacacaattcacatgaacacgaCAAATTCGAACAAAGTAtgaacaaattcaccgatcaatcatcatcaattatcaattaatcaagaacaagaggtagatctagatcCGAATTCacaataatcaacaattaagcacttaattcgagatccgaaagcttaccgaatgaagatctaaccgaagcgcgaacacgaacacgatgcgaacgcgaacacgacacgaacgcgacacgaaccCGAACgaaatccggagggagagagagagagagtggcgCGAAAATCTATgtggagagaggaagagaaattcgaacttcgatcttgattcttcaatccatgttcttgatcttgatgaagattgatgaatcttgatgaaagttttatgtgatttgtggttttgatctatgaaaattgagagagaattgagagaaagtgtttgtgacAAATTGGTGAATTGCAATTGTGAGCTTCctcccttgatttgtgaagagcaaaatatttatatattgtcaacacgaaatgtccaaattgccctcggtgcgtcttattttggctcgtttttaaggaaactcggttcagCTTTGAAtttcggaacgaaaccaatgccactatgaagatgaccaaattcttgactcgtcgctg includes:
- the LOC131637546 gene encoding uncharacterized protein LOC131637546 gives rise to the protein MDTPIDTVKEVKRHTHTYSFFREPLTALEGLSSLMTAFCLKSFTDDYGNILTLLETVVDTPALQTLMQFYDPEMRCFTFQDYQLAPTLEEYSIILNLKVKDEVPFIDVPKEVNFKLIAAALYLSIKEVSDNWKSNGGVSGFSLKFLVRKAKEEFEKKNWNAYNALLAVAIYGIVMFPNVPNFVDSAAVHIFMGKNPIPTLLADTYYAVHSRYEKRGGAITCCHQLLFIWFLSLLPSKGPFVKTRDTLKWTHRIMSLTSYDIQWQRYRINVSEVIVGCGKFDNVPLVGTRGCINYNPVVSLRQLGYTLKDKPTDHLIAETVYFEKGSDPEKLKGIIVAWKKIRKHNGAHLGKKESLALTPYVEWIVKRVGNLLLPYDRVAPLQKQPPLILSEFVPTELYKDALVTNYRLHEREQETNLKFFEERDAKMRLMHQLKQVEGASSSQASGQKRPYELLKEDLRHKQQECLQLQRSESSLKRQKRDSDKQLAEEKAKTARLEEELRRLRAQRRGDGGAHSVARRS